TGCCAGCTCTTACAAATGCTGACACAGCCCTGGTGcggtgcagctctgtgctgtgacTGTTTGGTACAACCTGCCTGGGCAGTCGGTCTGTGTTAGCCTCTTGATGCCGAAGCCTGTCCTGCACAAACAAAAGCACTTCTGAGGTCTAGGCTAATATCTGCAAAGACTCCCGGTCCAAATACGTGATACAGGAGTATTTCTTTGTTAGATATATTAGAACATGCAACCTGTATTTTACTACAGTTGTCTTTGATCCAACGACATGGGGAGGTAATTACACGACATGCCCTCCCAGAAGTGATTTATATAGTCCGGTTTGCAAGGGAGGGCAGTGTACTCGCTCCCTTCTGTCCATCCTTCCAACTCTGGTGAAGAGGGAGCACATAGCCACAGGGCAAATGGCTTTACCACAGAGGAAATTCAAGTGAAAAGGTGTGGACAAGCTGGGGAATAAAGGAGAAAACTACACTAACTCAGGTTTCAAGAAAGCACACATTAAACTTGGCAAAACAGCCAGCCAGAAGCTAAACTGCAATGACTGACTGCCAGGAACAAGGAGAAATGCGTGGTCACAAGGCTGCAGACTGCCCTGAACGTTCTGTGAAAGGCTTTAATCCCACAGCAGCGTGTGCAAATGCTTAGTGTCACTGCTCCCGATGCAAACTGGGGGGACGGGCGGCAGCACAGCTTCCAGAGATGCTCCTCAAGGAGCAGCCCCCTGTACACTTCAGTAACAAACCACAGAACCCAACTGGCTGGGAAAAATGAGGACAAGGGACTGGACTTCCATGAGAATATTAATCCTTCTTTTGAGGGCTAggacagaaggagaaaggaCGGCCATAACAAATGGGAGAGGCTCTAAAAGCATGGGGAAGAAGCCAAGTAGCTCATTAGGATATCGCTTTTATGAGTAAAAAGGCAGTAACTAGGGACAATTTAATACAGGCAAGGATCACCAGTTTAAGACAATCAAGTGTTCTTACAGACAAGGACAGTGAGATAAAAAAGGCCTTGAAAGTTTGTGCTAAGAGACAGACAGCAAGGAAGCAGTGAGTGCAGGATGCAGGTGACAGGATGCAGTCCAACGCCTGGTGATGGGGTAAGTTTGTCCCCAAATACTCACTCCTCCTGGCAGAAGCTGTCAATAGCTCCTTATCTCCTGCAACGTTAATGCGCGTTAACATAAGCGGAGCCTGACAGCCAAAATACTGCCCAGCACTCGTTCCTTTCTGCATCATCAGGCCTAAGCGTTGGTAGTAGCACATGCACAGGGAAGAAATCTAAACTGCAACTACGTTTGACCACCCCCATCTTTGACATTTTTTAATACCCAGAAGCTCGGttttcagccttttccatgGAGCCTTAGGATTTCTCTGAACATCTCTTTAGAAATCACAAATTCTCATTGCTGTAATAACCTATtagcttttttccccagtcacCATTCAGACTCATCATGAAAAATCTTCCTGAGATACGACCATGACCATGGGATCTGTGAACCGCTAGCTGAAAGCCGAAGAACTAGATGAATTGACCAAAAAGCTCCGAGCTGAACAGGAACACACCAGAAATCACTATGCAATCCACACAATTTCCCGAACACCAAATGGACAAACCCGCCCTTAGCTCTACCTCCCTGCGTGGCCTCACCTGGCGTGAGATTCAGAACATCGGGGTTGGAGAAGTGCGATGGCTGGCGCTCAACCAGTTCGAACATGGGCAGCGCTCCTCTTACCAGGGACAGCTGTGGAGCAAGAGCAGAGCCATGAGAACCAACAGTGCTGCACTCACAGTGCTCTGGGTCTTTATGGGGAAGAACCAGTTTGCTGGGACAtttttgcagctgaaaaaaatatttctcaaatctTTGACTAATATCAGCTGCAGAATTTCAGAGCTACGTTCCTCCTGGTGTCTGAAGAAGTTATTTTCATATGCCTTATTGTGGGATCATGCTGCAGAGAACTCTCTCTGTGCAGCATTTTAGAAACAACAGTACTCTATATTCTTTTCCCGGTGATACAGACACAAACCTTTTTGATTTGCTGGCACCAATCATTAAAGTCCTCCTCCGTGTTGCAGAAaaagccctgaaaaaaaaagtattatctTTATACAATTGTAGACTGATCTTGTCAGTCTTATGGCCTCGTATTAATGCCAAGGAACATGACCAGGACTGTAAGCAGTTACAATCTAACTGCCTTGCTTCAAGGTGTGGCTTACACAGTTCTGTTAAACTGGATACTCCCCTTAGGCTTGACCTGACCAGTCTACTCAAGTACTGGAGGCATCAACGTAACGGTCTCCTCTGCTGCACATGGAAAACTGGACAGAAACAACCCATGTGGAAACAAAAGGCAGTCATCCCAGGTTCTTTAGAGAACAAGCCACATGGAAGCATATGGATTCAGATCTGCCCCTCAGAAGGCAGGAATCAAAGCCCAAACTAAGCTTGTTAGAAGGAGAATGCCCCATGAGGAATGGCATTTAATCACCAGGCATGCAGGATCTCCCTGCACCAAGCTGCTACCTGAACGAGGAGCTTGTTCAACAGCGTCACTGTAACCAAAGCCCCTTTGCCCAGGGCACAGCACGCATGGGGAGCGCCCAACCTGCCACCTCGGCCTTTACCAGTTCCCCGGGAAAGGGGATAGCTGTGAAACAGGGACGCGCTACTTCAGGTGATCGAGAGCTGGctggaaaacaagcagcaagaACGCACCACCGCAATGGAGGGGTCGAGCTCGGCAATGCTCATTCTGCAGGGAGGGTGCTGGCAGTGGAAGCTTTCATCAGGGAGACAGCCACTGTCGTTGGGCTCCACTGCAGGCTGCGTAGTGTGGGGATCCAGGTAAATGAGTTCCTCACCTGGACAAACAGGCAAGGAGACATGAACAGGAAGAACCGTGCCAGAAGTTGCTCTTCTGAGAAGCAAATGGTGAGAAAGAAGAGGGGGCAGAGCAATCATGGAGCCAGCTGCTGAAACCCAACGGAGGAACCCATCGTTCTGGGGGCAACTCGCTTTCAGACACTCCAACACTCCTCATCCAGGCAGAGAGCTGGCTGGGAGCAGAACCACAGTGCCCACTCCACAGCAGCACCTTGGGCACGTGATTTTTGAGCACTGTTCCTGCTAATGCTTTCCACGGTCCTGGATAAGCTCAAGACAGCCCCAGGAATCCAAAGCACAACCAGCTTGAGGTCTCAGGCAGAGTatcagaggaaaggaagagggaaggacaGCAGTTTGTAGGGTTTCAGAAGGGGAACAGCTAAAAGGCAGGTAAATATACAGCCAGGTCCCTAAAGGGAGGTCAGCTCTGAACCTAGGAAGAACTCTGCACACCTCTTTACAGGTAAGATTTAGGGTTATGCACTGGAAGTTCACGGATTGTACTATGGCCCCCGTTGAAAGCTACATCACTCAGATCCTTGCAAAGAGTTTCAACCCACAGCAGCCTTCCACACTTCCAGCAGGAAAAAGCCCTGCAGCATGCACCACAGACCAAGCAGGAGAGCTGTACTGCTCCGAACATTTTTAGCTGGGGGGAGATGCTTGGAAAGACTTCGCACTACTGCGGGCACTCACCTACATAACCAATGAAGTAGTGAGCACTGTTTGGTTTCCCTCCGATCACTCCCAGGGATTGAGGCATCATGAAGCAGTGCTGGAAAAGCAATacagaaaacacacagctgACAGACAGTGAGACGAGCAAGTGGCAACAAAGGCAAACATCCAAAAACACAGTGGGAAAGAGACTGTGACACTGGAAATCAGCAACTCTAGCAGCAGGAACAGCCATTACTGGGGAGAAGCTCCACCAGAAAGGCTGAAGGCTGCGACACAGAGCCTTCACGGAACACGAAAGCAGCTCAAAAACATCTTTAACTGCTGACAGTAACACACAGGGGGACCAAACAGAAGAGGCAGCACTACTCCAGGACTCTGTCTGGGCTCGTCCTGGCTCTGCCGCAGTCAGTGGCAAAATCCCCTGGACATGTCAAATTGCAACAGTGCTCTGAGGAGGGAACCATCACCCAGGAAACAGCCCAAGTTCCTTATCCAGCTGCAATATCCAGGAACCATCTACTGAGTTACGGGAAAGTAACCTAGCCCTAGCCTGCATGTGGAGCTCTTACCTGTGCAGCTCAGAGATCCCTAGCATTAGTACAGCAGGGCAACACGCTATCCTGTCTTACGGGTGTACTCTGCACACCCCAAATTCTGCAGCTTCCTGATGCTCCACAGCGGGACTGGCAGCCAGCTTCTACCCTCAGCCTGCAGTACAAGCTCTGCCATCGGAGCCACGGGGAGTTTACAAACACTACACTCATTAAGGCTCAATACAGCTGTGCTGAACAAATGCTTCAGCAGGCTGGTACCATCTACACACAAACAGGGACCAAGATTAAGCTGGGAAATAAGAtactagaaacaaaacaaaaaaaaaataatacatcaaACCCAACATTTTCCTGACAAAAGCCTGCAAGAGCCCATATCCTGACGTCTGAAAATGGTGctttctaaatacattttttctaaatacatttttctctggaaaaaaggACAATTACTTCTAAGTATTTCTGCCCCAAAACCAAATTTCAGAAGTGACTTAATTCACAGCAGGGTTTTGAAGCATCAGAATATCAAGAATTCAGTTCCAGATCCCCTACCTTTAGTGTTTCAATATAGGCTTCATTGATCTCTGTGAGCCCAAGGCGGAGAGGTATCAGCAGCACCAATGGTTTCCACAGTGAGAGCCTATCTCTAACCCCTGCTTCCTCTGGGTACCCGTTATAGAGTACGTCTGACTCCACAGCAGGGcatgctgcagctccagcacacGAGAAGTTGGACTGGCACAACCGCCCTACAAAAAGGGAACATGAGCAGAAAGCATCAGAAACAACTTCCATTTCTAGACCTTGAGTAATTCTATTCCGGCTATCAACAATTGCTATTTTCCAAAAGCCTACagcactaaaagaaaaaaaaaagtttaacaagGCCCACCACTGTGTTCATGTGATATGCTCCCCACAGGGTTTCTGGACAGGCTCAGTATTTCATCTAAGTATACATCAAAATCGTGCCAAAGCATGCTGTACTCTCAGCTACCATCTGGCGGgccattaaaatgtaaattcttcCAGCAGGTGAACAGCTAAGCAACAACCTGTGTCAACAAGGGTGAACGATCTGATTAGGATATTAGGCAAGAGCCCTGAATTCAAGAGCATgtagacaaaaagaaaaaacaaacaatttggAGTGTCCAGCTCTAGAGGGGCACACGGAGGATATGAGGCCAGCTGAACTGAATGGGGAAAATATTATGGCTTAACACAGGAAATCCTCACCTGTAACTAGCGTTGTAACAAGATACAGAGATACGAACAGGATATCTATCTCGAATAATTGTCATTTACCTAAAGTTCACTAAAACCTTTACAAATTCTGTCAGGGATCATTCAGAAGCTAGTTTAGAGACTCAAGACAGGCGAACATTAAACTCGGCAATTTTAGCATGAGCTTTGCCTGTAAGAAATGGGGCACCGGCTCCTCAGGGCATACCCATGACATGGACATTATGCATCCTCATTCTACAGGTTTGATGAACACACAGGCAGTCTGGAATGAAACCAGATTATGTAAATTCTGGTACAGAAACATCTCCGAGCCTACTTGTCTCACAGGGTAATTTCATTACTTGCTGGGCGTGCACATGTGCGTGTGAAGAAAAATCTCCAAACCAAAGGAACCCACAATATTTCAATCATGAATCCAAGGCAATTAGACAGAATGCCAGAGGctcatttaatttattcttgGCCTAACCTGAATGCCAGGACAGTCTGGCAGGTAGGATGCGATGTAAACAAGCACCTCCATCACAGCAATTACAGCAGGATGCCTGCTCACTACTACAAGCTCCAAATGCAGCTGAACAAGGAGAACGTTACAGCCAAGGTTAGAAGAAGTAGGACTTAGTGCTAAAGCCTCTATTGGAGAGAGAACAGTTGCACTGAAATTCGCAACTGCCCCTTCAGAAGGGAGAATGTGTATGAGATAACATGCCTACGTACA
This sequence is a window from Anser cygnoides isolate HZ-2024a breed goose chromosome 9, Taihu_goose_T2T_genome, whole genome shotgun sequence. Protein-coding genes within it:
- the ATG4B gene encoding cysteine protease ATG4B isoform X1 gives rise to the protein MDAATLTYDTLRFEYEDFPETKEPVWILGRKYSVFTEKEEILLDVTSRLWFTYRKNFPAIGGTGPTSDTGWGCMLRCGQMIFAQALVCRHLGRDWRWIKGKRQMDNYFNVLNAFIDKKDSYYSIHQIAQMGVGEGKSIGQWYGPNTVAQVLKKLATFDTWSSLAVHIAMDNTVVMEEIRRLCQSNFSCAGAAACPAVESDVLYNGYPEEAGVRDRLSLWKPLVLLIPLRLGLTEINEAYIETLKHCFMMPQSLGVIGGKPNSAHYFIGYVGEELIYLDPHTTQPAVEPNDSGCLPDESFHCQHPPCRMSIAELDPSIAVGFFCNTEEDFNDWCQQIKKLSLVRGALPMFELVERQPSHFSNPDVLNLTPGDKELLTASARRNSSDADRLERFFDSEDEDFEILSL